In Gemmatimonadota bacterium, the genomic stretch ACAAGGGAATCCTGGAAGACGGAACCATAGCCGAAGGCACACCAGAGAATGAACCATTTGAATTTACAGTGGGAGACGAATCTGTAAAAGACATATTCACGCGCCTTGTAAACGGCCTGGAAGAAGGCGATACTCGCACAGTGATCCTATCTCCAGAAGAAGCGTTTGGACCCTATAATCCCGACTTTGTAATCGAAGTTGCGCGATCAAAATTTCCTCCCGACGCACTCCTTGAAAAAGGGATGCGTATGGAAGTACAATCCGATCCCAATGGTACACCCATCGAAGTATCTGTGAAAGAAATAACATCTCAAACCGTGACATTAGACGGCAACCATCCCTTTGCGGGTGAAGAAATTACTATGACTATTCAATTGTTAGAGATAATAGTATAGCTATACGAACACAAGGAGATAACCCGTGCAAA encodes the following:
- a CDS encoding FKBP-type peptidyl-prolyl cis-trans isomerase — its product is MAQAEIGDRVLIYYKGILEDGTIAEGTPENEPFEFTVGDESVKDIFTRLVNGLEEGDTRTVILSPEEAFGPYNPDFVIEVARSKFPPDALLEKGMRMEVQSDPNGTPIEVSVKEITSQTVTLDGNHPFAGEEITMTIQLLEIIV